The genomic stretch CTATATTTTTTCGATCTATACGCTGGATTGTAAAAGCTAGTTTGTCTTTTAGGCTTTTTTTAGTTATAATTCCAGTTCAAATTTTATACAGAAAGTGGGTGATGTGATATGCCAGGTATCGTACTACGCCAAGATGATAATTTTGATGCAGCTTACAGACGTTTCAAGAAGCAGACTGACCGTAACTTAATCGTTACAGAAGCTCGTGCTCGCCGTTTCCACGAAACAGAAACTGAAAAGCGTAAAAAATTCAAAATTGCATCTCGTAAGAAAATGCTTAAACGTCTTTATATGATGAGACGTTACGAATCACGCCTGTAGAGTTTAGCCCTTTGGGGCTTGCTCTCACTCTTTACTTCAAAAACCTCTAAAAATTCAACCATATAGTTTAGCAAACGGATCCCAACTTGGATCACTGTGCCATTCATACTCAACTTCATTTGCAATCGCTAAAGCTTCTTGTGTACCCAATATTTTACTTATAAGTCCAAGTGTCATATCCATACCTGCTGAAATGCCTGAAGATGTAAAGTATCTGCCGTCTTCAACCCAACGAGCTTCTTTTTTCCAGAGCACTTGCGAACCTTGAGATATCACCCAATTAAAAGCTCTTTTATTTGTTGTTGCATGTACTCCGTTAAGTAAACCTGATTTTGCGAGTAAGGCACTTCCTGTGCAAATAGATGTGATATACTTTGCATCTTTTGACTGTATCTGGATCCATTCAAGTATCTTTGGATTCTCTACCTCTTTACGTGTCCCCATACCGCCCGGGATCATTATAATATCGTAATCACTGCTATTAAAATCATACTCTGCAACTACTTTTGGACCTTGTTTACTTACAACATTCCCTATATTTTGGGAAACCATACAGATCTCAAACACTTCGGGACGTATCCCATACATCTCAAGAGGTCCAAAAACATCAAGTAGTTCAAATTCTGGAAATAGTAAAACACCGATTTTAAATTTGTTATTCATCATACAGCCTTCAATTTTATCAAATGAATAATATCACAGAAAAAATTTATTTATATTTATTTAGATGTAAAGAAAAGTTGTTACAATATTCCCAAATATTTTTCAAATATAGGATAACAGATGAAAATAAAACAGTTCCTACTTTCACTTGCTACCGTGGCAGCACTTAGTTTTAGCCCGAATGTGGATGCATGTACAGGGATATGCCTCAAAGCCCAAGATAAAAGTGTTGTCTATGGACGTACTGGTGAGTTTGGAGTTCCATTAGATATTCGTCTTATTGTAATCCCTAAAGGTATTACTATGAATGGTGGAAAAATAGATGGAGCAAAACCGAAAAGCTGGACTACCAAATATGCCGTAGCAGGGGTTAACACACATGGAAGCGCAGAAGCTCTTGATGGAATCAATGAAGCTGGTTTACATGCAGGGGGATTTTATTTTCCGGACTATGCAAAATATCCAAAAGTAACACATGCTGATGATGGAAATGTTGTTTCTCCTACAAGTTTTATAAACTTTATCCTCACTCAGTTTGCAACACTTGATGAAGTGAAAGAGGGTATCAAAGATCTTAAAGTTTCAGGTGCAAAGAACAAAGATTGGGGAGGGATCGTTCCACCTTTTCACTGGATTGTAACTGACAATAAAGGAGATTCTATAGTAATCGAGCCGGTTGATGATACACTCAAAATACATAACAACCCTTTAGGTGTAATGGCAAACTCTCCAACCTTTGACTGGCATATGACAAATCTGAGAAACTATATCTACCTAAACCCTGTAAATGTCCCGC from Sulfurimonas sp. hsl 1-7 encodes the following:
- the rpsU gene encoding 30S ribosomal protein S21; translated protein: MPGIVLRQDDNFDAAYRRFKKQTDRNLIVTEARARRFHETETEKRKKFKIASRKKMLKRLYMMRRYESRL
- a CDS encoding DJ-1/PfpI family protein produces the protein MNNKFKIGVLLFPEFELLDVFGPLEMYGIRPEVFEICMVSQNIGNVVSKQGPKVVAEYDFNSSDYDIIMIPGGMGTRKEVENPKILEWIQIQSKDAKYITSICTGSALLAKSGLLNGVHATTNKRAFNWVISQGSQVLWKKEARWVEDGRYFTSSGISAGMDMTLGLISKILGTQEALAIANEVEYEWHSDPSWDPFAKLYG
- a CDS encoding choloylglycine hydrolase family protein, whose amino-acid sequence is MKIKQFLLSLATVAALSFSPNVDACTGICLKAQDKSVVYGRTGEFGVPLDIRLIVIPKGITMNGGKIDGAKPKSWTTKYAVAGVNTHGSAEALDGINEAGLHAGGFYFPDYAKYPKVTHADDGNVVSPTSFINFILTQFATLDEVKEGIKDLKVSGAKNKDWGGIVPPFHWIVTDNKGDSIVIEPVDDTLKIHNNPLGVMANSPTFDWHMTNLRNYIYLNPVNVPPVKIEDITFSQLGEGSGLGGMPGDFTPPSRFVRAAFYSQSAPPMKNANEAMFEAFHILNQFDIPKGSVAAMNKGKKVDEITQATVVADLKNLKYYIHNYYSRRIKMIDLNQIDPKEKKIIQIDLPKHETIEDLTPKR